A genomic segment from Micromonospora echinaurantiaca encodes:
- a CDS encoding bifunctional DNA primase/polymerase has translation MAHMWGNVGPRVVQLSPLERVRLRRVAVRYALHGWEVTPGACLARSRFVCGRAGCPTVGCHPALENWEHAASADPARVATWWRTRPHGVLLPTGRAFDVLEVAAHLGRRVLDAVQTHPAGPGVRGPVLVTPTGRWMFLVRPGDPLRPELDHCFHVVRHGPGSWIPAPPTRLPEGTVRWAVAPEQARWRLPDSYLVQNALIDALRATGVTLTSELLPGHLPLPRRGM, from the coding sequence ATGGCACACATGTGGGGGAACGTCGGACCACGCGTCGTCCAACTGTCGCCGTTGGAACGGGTCCGGCTGCGCCGGGTGGCCGTCCGCTACGCGCTGCACGGCTGGGAGGTGACCCCCGGCGCCTGCCTGGCGCGCAGCCGGTTCGTCTGCGGCCGCGCCGGCTGCCCCACGGTCGGCTGCCACCCCGCGCTGGAGAACTGGGAGCACGCGGCCAGCGCCGACCCGGCCCGGGTGGCGACCTGGTGGCGCACCCGGCCGCACGGCGTGCTGCTGCCCACCGGCCGGGCGTTCGACGTGCTGGAGGTCGCCGCGCACCTCGGCCGGCGGGTCCTCGACGCGGTGCAGACCCACCCGGCCGGCCCGGGCGTACGCGGACCGGTGCTGGTGACCCCCACCGGCCGCTGGATGTTCCTGGTCCGCCCGGGCGACCCGCTGCGGCCGGAGCTGGACCACTGCTTCCACGTGGTACGGCACGGGCCCGGCTCGTGGATCCCCGCACCGCCGACCCGACTGCCGGAGGGCACCGTCCGCTGGGCCGTCGCCCCGGAGCAGGCCCGTTGGCGGCTGCCCGACTCCTATCTGGTGCAGAACGCGCTGATCGACGCGCTGCGGGCCACCGGCGTGACGCTGACCTCGGAACTGCTCCCCGGCCATCTGCCGCTGCCGCGCCGCGGGATGTGA
- a CDS encoding helix-turn-helix domain-containing protein: protein MDELPIGRRVAYWRGRRKMSQQVFADRLGKSKSWVDKVERGVRRLDKFSVVYEIADILQVDVQLLLGKDPERRTDALNCIDQVEVQEIRAALERYDSMSAYFDAAPYPPPLADMRKAVNHAWLTYQYGRYGMLTRALPKLLRDAQAADAGYGGDQAREAAHLLGQVYQIASSVLRKLGECDLAWLAADRSMAVAQRADDQLLAGIATTRVCNALAAMGRARPALELNVTIANRLAPGGSNDASPERLSVYGMLLLQGAMAASRIGDSATVDDLLNGAQEAARLLGSDQNHYWTSFGPTNLELHRAAAAVELGDGGRAVEVHQRIQEPAFNALLPERRAHHLLDIARGYAQIGDVANAGEMLLRGDRLAPSEIRCRPIAHEVMSDILRRTRGAPPSPIAELAEHMGVGV from the coding sequence ATGGACGAGTTACCCATTGGGCGGCGGGTGGCCTACTGGCGCGGGCGGCGCAAGATGTCCCAGCAGGTATTCGCGGACCGGCTGGGCAAGTCGAAGAGCTGGGTGGACAAGGTCGAGCGCGGGGTGCGCCGGCTGGACAAGTTCTCCGTCGTCTACGAGATCGCCGACATCCTCCAGGTCGACGTGCAGCTGCTGCTCGGCAAGGACCCGGAGCGGCGTACCGACGCGTTGAACTGCATCGACCAGGTCGAGGTCCAGGAGATCCGGGCCGCCCTGGAGCGCTACGACTCGATGAGCGCGTACTTCGACGCGGCGCCGTACCCGCCGCCGCTGGCGGACATGCGCAAGGCGGTCAACCACGCCTGGCTCACCTATCAGTACGGCCGCTACGGGATGCTCACCCGGGCGCTGCCCAAGCTGCTGCGCGACGCCCAGGCCGCCGACGCCGGCTACGGCGGCGACCAGGCCCGCGAGGCGGCCCACCTGCTCGGGCAGGTCTATCAGATCGCCTCCTCGGTGCTGCGCAAGCTCGGCGAGTGCGACCTGGCCTGGCTCGCCGCCGACCGGTCCATGGCGGTCGCCCAGCGCGCCGACGACCAGCTGCTCGCCGGCATCGCCACCACCCGGGTCTGCAACGCGCTGGCCGCGATGGGGCGGGCCCGTCCCGCGCTGGAGCTGAACGTCACCATCGCCAACCGGCTCGCCCCCGGCGGGAGCAACGACGCCTCCCCGGAGCGGCTCTCCGTCTACGGCATGCTGCTGTTGCAGGGCGCGATGGCGGCGTCCCGGATCGGTGACTCGGCCACCGTCGACGACCTGCTCAACGGCGCCCAGGAGGCGGCTCGGCTGCTCGGCAGCGACCAGAACCACTACTGGACCTCGTTCGGGCCGACCAACCTGGAACTGCACCGGGCGGCCGCGGCCGTCGAGCTGGGCGACGGCGGCCGGGCGGTCGAGGTGCACCAGCGCATCCAGGAGCCGGCGTTCAACGCGCTGCTGCCCGAGCGGCGGGCCCACCACCTGCTCGACATCGCCCGCGGCTACGCCCAGATCGGCGATGTGGCCAACGCCGGCGAGATGCTGCTGCGCGGTGACCGGCTGGCGCCGTCCGAGATCCGCTGCCGGCCGATCGCCCACGAGGTGATGTCGGACATCCTGCGTCGCACACGTGGTGCGCCGCCTTCTCCGATCGCGGAGTTGGCTGAGCACATGGGAGTAGGGGTATGA
- a CDS encoding flavoprotein, which yields MTGRQHTERREVLYVIACGSPLARHVGRLVELAQRDGWDVCVITTPDGAKFVDRAALARQTGHPVRTHYKNPGDPDVLPPADAMIVCPATVNTVNKWAAGITDTLALGLLVEAQGLGVPLVAVPFTNTAMARHPAFRSGLARLAEWGVTVLFGDHVVPLHPPGTGERHLSAFPWALPLTAVRDRLCRVGPAVA from the coding sequence ATGACCGGCCGGCAGCACACCGAGCGCCGCGAGGTGCTCTACGTCATCGCCTGCGGATCGCCGCTGGCGCGCCACGTCGGCCGGCTCGTCGAGCTGGCCCAGCGGGACGGCTGGGACGTCTGCGTGATCACCACGCCGGACGGCGCGAAGTTCGTCGACCGGGCCGCGCTGGCCCGGCAGACCGGTCACCCGGTGCGGACCCACTACAAGAACCCGGGGGACCCGGACGTCCTGCCGCCCGCCGACGCCATGATCGTCTGCCCGGCCACGGTCAACACGGTCAACAAGTGGGCGGCCGGGATCACCGACACGCTCGCGCTGGGCCTGCTGGTCGAGGCGCAGGGCCTGGGGGTGCCGCTGGTCGCGGTGCCGTTCACCAACACGGCGATGGCCCGCCATCCGGCGTTTCGCAGCGGTCTGGCGCGGCTCGCCGAGTGGGGGGTGACGGTGCTCTTCGGCGACCACGTCGTCCCGCTGCACCCGCCCGGGACGGGGGAGCGGCACCTGAGCGCCTTCCCGTGGGCGCTGCCGCTCACCGCGGTCCGCGACCGGCTCTGCCGGGTCGGCCCCGCCGTGGCCTGA
- a CDS encoding Nif3-like dinuclear metal center hexameric protein: protein MVAELERHYPPVWAEDWDRVGLVLGEPCAPVRRVLCVVDVVPETVAEALAAGVDMIVAHHPLLLRGVSSVAPTTYKGRIVHQLIKADVALYVAHTNADVAAPGVSDALAARFGLTGLRPLHPPAPGSPEHGAGRGIGRIGELPEPMTLAELARHAAAVLPVTAWGVRAAGDPERTVRTLAVSGGSGDAFLADATAAGVDAYLTADLRHHPAGEHLAADGPALLDAAHWATERPWLDDLAALLRATPGVETLVSDLDTDPWTVHAAPPAVDDKEPRP from the coding sequence GTGGTGGCCGAGCTGGAGCGGCACTACCCGCCGGTCTGGGCGGAGGACTGGGACCGGGTCGGGCTGGTGCTCGGCGAGCCCTGCGCCCCGGTACGCCGGGTGCTCTGCGTGGTCGACGTGGTGCCCGAGACGGTCGCCGAGGCGCTCGCCGCCGGGGTCGACATGATCGTCGCCCATCACCCGCTGCTGCTGCGCGGGGTCTCCTCAGTGGCGCCCACCACGTACAAGGGGCGGATCGTCCACCAGTTGATCAAGGCGGACGTGGCCCTGTACGTCGCGCACACCAACGCCGACGTGGCCGCTCCGGGCGTCTCCGACGCGTTGGCCGCCCGGTTCGGGCTGACCGGGCTGCGCCCGCTGCACCCGCCCGCGCCCGGGTCACCGGAGCACGGCGCCGGGCGGGGGATCGGCCGGATCGGCGAGCTGCCGGAGCCGATGACCCTCGCCGAGCTGGCCCGGCACGCCGCCGCCGTGCTCCCGGTCACCGCCTGGGGTGTACGCGCCGCGGGTGACCCCGAGCGGACGGTGCGTACGCTCGCGGTCAGCGGCGGATCGGGCGACGCCTTCCTGGCCGACGCGACCGCCGCCGGGGTGGACGCCTACCTCACCGCCGACCTGCGCCACCACCCGGCCGGCGAGCACCTCGCCGCCGACGGGCCGGCGCTGCTCGACGCCGCCCACTGGGCGACCGAACGACCGTGGCTGGACGACCTGGCCGCCCTGCTGCGGGCGACGCCGGGTGTCGAGACGCTGGTGTCCGACCTGGACACCGACCCGTGGACCGTACACGCCGCCCCACCCGCGGTGGACGACAAGGAGCCCCGACCGTGA
- a CDS encoding zinc ribbon domain-containing protein: MKADPQVQRRLLDLQAIDTALAQLAHRRRTLPERAELEALARQLSALEDERVRAQVAVDDLDRDIARLEKDIDQVRARKTKDEARLAAGSGPARELEALQHELASLNRRQGDLEDAELELMEQRETAQAVLDDVERRLAEAREQRDATERRRDEALAEIGKEEEFKQSARRPLADDLPADLVKLYDKIREDTGLGAALLAAGRCGGCRLELSGADLARIRKADPDDVVRCEECRRIMVRTNESGL; the protein is encoded by the coding sequence GTGAAGGCTGACCCCCAGGTCCAGCGCCGCCTGCTCGACCTCCAGGCGATCGACACCGCGCTCGCCCAGCTCGCCCACCGCCGCCGCACGCTGCCCGAGCGGGCCGAGCTGGAGGCGCTGGCCCGCCAGCTGTCCGCGCTGGAGGACGAGCGCGTCCGTGCCCAGGTGGCGGTCGACGACCTGGACCGGGACATCGCCCGGCTGGAGAAGGACATCGACCAGGTGCGGGCCCGCAAGACCAAGGACGAGGCGCGGCTCGCCGCCGGCAGCGGCCCGGCCCGGGAGCTGGAGGCGCTCCAGCACGAACTTGCCTCGCTCAACCGCCGGCAGGGTGACCTGGAGGACGCCGAGCTGGAGCTGATGGAGCAGCGGGAGACGGCGCAGGCCGTGCTGGACGACGTGGAGCGCCGGCTGGCCGAGGCCCGGGAGCAGCGGGACGCCACCGAGCGGCGCCGGGACGAGGCGCTGGCCGAGATCGGCAAGGAGGAGGAGTTCAAGCAGTCGGCCCGCCGGCCGCTCGCCGACGACCTCCCGGCCGACCTGGTGAAGCTCTACGACAAGATCCGCGAGGACACCGGGCTCGGCGCGGCGCTGCTCGCCGCCGGCCGATGCGGCGGCTGCCGGCTCGAACTCTCCGGTGCCGACCTGGCCCGGATCCGCAAGGCGGACCCGGACGACGTGGTCCGCTGCGAGGAGTGCCGGCGGATCATGGTGCGTACCAACGAGTCCGGTCTGTAG
- a CDS encoding bifunctional RNase H/acid phosphatase, with the protein MAPRVVVVEADGGSRGNPGPAGYGAVVRDPETGEVLAERSESIGVATNNVAEYRGLIAGLAAAAELGAAEVEARMDSKLVVEQMCGRWQIKHPGLRPLAAQAAGLVERFAAVRFSWIPRERNRHADALANAAMDAAAGAAPVAPAVAPPRVVEPPRGLGPEPAGREQAREAAARAAAERITGTDPATAPASWEPRPSFTATRLILVRHGETEYTEQRRYSGRGDVPLSDRGRAQARATGDRVAELAPTVAAVVSSPLSRCTATAEAISAALGGVPVRRADDLIECDFGAWEGRTFGEVREGWPGEMDAWLASTAVSPPGGESFAAVAERTRRALDALVEAYPGETVVVVSHVSPIKLALRDALAAGDAFLHRLFLDAAGISVLDRWPDGGIAVRTVNDTAHLPTP; encoded by the coding sequence GTGGCGCCGCGGGTGGTGGTCGTCGAGGCCGACGGCGGATCGAGGGGCAACCCGGGCCCGGCCGGCTACGGCGCGGTGGTCCGCGACCCGGAGACCGGCGAGGTGCTCGCCGAGCGCTCCGAGTCGATCGGGGTGGCCACCAACAACGTGGCCGAGTACCGGGGGCTGATCGCCGGGCTGGCGGCCGCCGCCGAACTGGGCGCCGCCGAGGTGGAGGCGCGGATGGACTCGAAGCTGGTGGTCGAGCAGATGTGCGGCCGCTGGCAGATCAAGCACCCGGGGCTGCGCCCGCTCGCCGCCCAGGCGGCCGGGCTGGTCGAACGGTTCGCGGCGGTCCGGTTCAGCTGGATCCCGCGGGAGCGCAACCGGCACGCCGACGCCCTCGCCAACGCCGCGATGGACGCCGCCGCCGGCGCCGCGCCGGTGGCTCCGGCCGTCGCACCGCCGCGCGTCGTGGAGCCGCCACGCGGCCTCGGCCCCGAGCCGGCGGGCCGGGAGCAGGCCCGCGAGGCGGCCGCCCGCGCCGCGGCAGAGCGGATTACCGGCACCGACCCGGCCACCGCGCCCGCCTCCTGGGAGCCGCGCCCGAGCTTCACCGCCACCCGGCTGATCCTGGTGCGGCACGGCGAGACCGAGTACACCGAGCAGCGCCGCTACTCCGGCCGCGGGGACGTGCCGCTCTCCGACCGGGGCCGGGCCCAGGCCCGGGCCACCGGCGACCGGGTGGCCGAGCTGGCGCCGACCGTCGCGGCCGTGGTCAGTTCCCCGCTGTCCCGGTGTACGGCGACCGCCGAGGCGATCTCCGCGGCGCTCGGCGGCGTGCCGGTACGCCGCGCGGACGACCTGATCGAGTGCGACTTCGGTGCCTGGGAGGGGCGGACCTTCGGCGAGGTGCGCGAGGGGTGGCCCGGCGAGATGGACGCCTGGCTCGCCTCCACGGCGGTGTCCCCGCCCGGCGGGGAGTCGTTCGCGGCGGTGGCCGAACGTACCCGCCGGGCGTTGGACGCGCTGGTCGAGGCGTACCCCGGGGAGACCGTCGTGGTGGTCTCGCACGTCTCGCCGATCAAGCTCGCGCTACGCGACGCGCTCGCGGCCGGCGATGCCTTCCTGCACCGGCTCTTCCTGGACGCCGCCGGCATCTCGGTGCTGGACCGGTGGCCCGACGGCGGCATCGCCGTCCGCACCGTCAACGACACCGCCCACCTCCCCACCCCCTGA
- a CDS encoding DUF3311 domain-containing protein, whose product MAAPEPATPAPEAPLTGSSRAKDKSRWNWLLFIPIVVPLIPAFFNADGPRLFGFPRFYWLQLAYIVLGVATTTVVYQLTKKRGDR is encoded by the coding sequence ATGGCTGCACCCGAACCGGCCACACCCGCACCGGAGGCGCCCCTGACGGGGTCGTCCCGGGCAAAGGACAAGAGCAGATGGAACTGGTTGCTCTTCATCCCGATCGTGGTGCCGCTGATCCCGGCGTTCTTCAACGCCGACGGCCCACGGCTGTTCGGCTTCCCGCGGTTCTACTGGCTCCAGTTGGCCTACATCGTGCTGGGCGTGGCCACCACGACGGTGGTCTACCAGCTCACCAAGAAGCGGGGTGACCGCTGA
- the mctP gene encoding monocarboxylate uptake permease MctP, whose amino-acid sequence MWRDHLTEIIIFTLLFLLVSVMGFVAARWRAPRDMAHLDEWGLGGRNFGGWITWFLVGGDLYTAYTFVAVPALVFGAGAMGFFAVPYTIVIYPLVFLVLCRLWSVSHRHGFVTPADFVRSRFDSPVLALLVAITGIVATMPYIALQLVGIEAVLKAMGVTGESTLARHLPIIVAFAILAAYTYQSGLRAPALIAFVKDTLIYIVILVAVLYLPYKLGGWGEIFGAADAKFDASPSPGDGVLLNANNQLQYVTLAFGSALALFLYPHSITGVLASRNRDVIKRNMSALPAYSLLLGLIALLGYMAIAADVKPLPGASEGTVDNNTIVPLLFDQQFPSWFTGVAYAAIGIGALVPAAIMSIAAANLFTRNIYKEYLRRDATPAQEANVSKITSLVVKIGAVACIVFLDPQFSIDLQLIGGVIILQTLPAVALGLYTRWFHRGALIAGWAAGMGLGMWMLYQISSPTRKHFAGSAFPLEKFGFDTPKTIYVGIVAVLVNLLVAAILTLILRAVKVREGVDGTTSDDYFADEGDPRVTPGDRQDADAAPEPVA is encoded by the coding sequence ATGTGGCGCGACCACCTCACCGAGATCATCATCTTCACGCTGCTCTTCCTCCTGGTCAGCGTGATGGGTTTCGTGGCCGCCCGGTGGCGGGCCCCGCGCGACATGGCCCACCTCGACGAGTGGGGGCTGGGCGGGCGCAACTTCGGCGGCTGGATCACCTGGTTCCTGGTCGGCGGTGACCTCTACACCGCGTACACCTTCGTGGCGGTGCCGGCGCTGGTCTTCGGCGCGGGGGCGATGGGCTTCTTCGCGGTGCCGTACACCATCGTCATCTACCCGCTGGTCTTCCTGGTGCTCTGTCGACTCTGGTCGGTGTCGCACCGGCACGGCTTCGTCACGCCGGCCGACTTCGTCCGCAGCCGGTTCGACTCGCCGGTGCTGGCGCTGCTGGTCGCGATCACCGGCATCGTCGCCACCATGCCGTACATCGCGCTGCAGCTGGTCGGTATCGAGGCGGTGCTCAAGGCGATGGGGGTGACCGGGGAGAGCACGCTGGCCCGGCACCTGCCGATCATCGTGGCGTTCGCCATCCTGGCCGCGTACACGTACCAGTCCGGGCTGCGCGCGCCGGCGCTGATCGCCTTCGTCAAGGACACCCTGATCTACATCGTGATCCTGGTGGCGGTGCTGTACCTGCCGTACAAGCTGGGCGGCTGGGGCGAGATCTTCGGCGCCGCGGACGCCAAGTTCGACGCCTCACCGAGTCCCGGCGACGGGGTCCTGCTCAACGCCAACAACCAGCTCCAGTACGTGACGCTGGCGTTCGGTTCGGCGCTGGCGCTGTTCCTCTACCCGCACAGCATCACCGGCGTGCTGGCCAGCCGGAACCGGGACGTGATCAAGCGGAACATGTCCGCGCTGCCGGCGTACAGCCTGCTGCTCGGGCTGATCGCGCTGCTCGGCTACATGGCCATCGCGGCCGACGTGAAGCCGCTGCCGGGGGCGAGCGAGGGGACGGTGGACAACAACACCATCGTGCCGCTCCTCTTCGACCAGCAGTTCCCGAGCTGGTTCACCGGCGTCGCGTACGCGGCCATCGGGATCGGCGCGCTGGTGCCGGCGGCGATCATGTCGATCGCGGCGGCGAACCTGTTCACCCGCAACATCTACAAGGAGTACCTGCGGCGGGACGCCACCCCGGCGCAGGAGGCGAACGTCTCCAAGATCACCTCGCTGGTGGTCAAGATCGGCGCGGTGGCCTGCATCGTCTTCCTCGACCCGCAGTTCTCCATCGACCTCCAGCTGATCGGCGGCGTGATCATCCTGCAGACGCTGCCGGCGGTGGCGCTCGGCCTCTACACCCGCTGGTTCCACCGGGGTGCGCTGATCGCCGGTTGGGCGGCCGGCATGGGGCTCGGGATGTGGATGCTCTACCAGATCTCCAGCCCGACCCGGAAGCACTTCGCCGGCTCGGCGTTCCCGCTGGAGAAGTTCGGCTTCGACACCCCGAAGACGATCTACGTGGGCATCGTGGCCGTCCTGGTCAACCTGCTGGTGGCGGCGATCCTGACGCTGATCCTGCGGGCGGTGAAGGTGCGCGAGGGCGTCGACGGCACCACGTCGGACGACTACTTCGCCGACGAGGGCGACCCGCGGGTGACGCCCGGCGACCGCCAGGACGCCGACGCGGCTCCGGAGCCGGTCGCCTGA
- a CDS encoding sulfite exporter TauE/SafE family protein — protein sequence MDLADAALLLAAGLAAGTVNAVAGGGSLITFPAMIAVGLPPVPANVSNSVAVFPGYVASVAGSRVDLPPGRALATLVPTTIVGTIAGALLLLATPARAFELVVPFLVLGATAVLAFQDPLRRLVGHPRDLSPRRRTVAVQAMVAVGAVYGGYFGAALGVMLVAGLALVLDATLARVSAIKNLLSALVGVTTLVVFALFGPVNWAAVALVAPATLVGGYAGARLVRRLPSVVLKTLIVSFGTVIGLYLLYRALS from the coding sequence ATGGATCTCGCCGACGCCGCCCTGCTGCTCGCCGCCGGTCTCGCCGCGGGCACGGTCAACGCGGTGGCCGGTGGGGGCTCGCTCATCACCTTCCCCGCGATGATCGCGGTCGGGTTGCCGCCCGTGCCGGCCAACGTCAGCAACTCGGTGGCCGTCTTCCCCGGCTACGTGGCCAGCGTGGCGGGCAGCCGGGTGGACCTGCCACCCGGGCGGGCGCTGGCCACGCTGGTGCCCACCACGATCGTCGGCACCATCGCCGGGGCGCTGCTGCTGCTGGCCACCCCGGCGCGGGCGTTCGAGCTGGTCGTACCGTTCCTGGTGCTCGGCGCGACGGCGGTGCTGGCCTTCCAGGACCCGCTGCGTCGGCTGGTCGGGCATCCGCGCGACCTGTCGCCGCGCCGCCGCACGGTCGCGGTGCAGGCCATGGTCGCGGTCGGCGCGGTCTACGGCGGCTACTTCGGCGCGGCGCTCGGGGTGATGCTGGTCGCCGGCCTGGCCCTGGTGCTGGACGCCACGCTGGCCCGGGTGAGCGCCATCAAGAACCTGCTCTCCGCCCTGGTCGGGGTGACCACGCTGGTGGTCTTCGCGCTCTTCGGCCCGGTGAACTGGGCGGCGGTGGCGCTGGTCGCGCCGGCCACGCTGGTCGGCGGGTACGCCGGCGCCCGGCTGGTCCGCCGGCTGCCGTCGGTCGTGCTCAAGACGCTGATCGTCAGTTTCGGCACGGTGATCGGGCTCTACCTGCTCTACCGCGCGCTCAGCTGA
- a CDS encoding SigE family RNA polymerase sigma factor, with protein sequence MDDADFREFVEARYGDLLRTAYLLTGSRDTAQDLVQDALLKVMRHWRTVDEPMAYVRRAMVNERTSRWRRIGLRELLTSVVPDRAGPDATDVVAVRDELLAALDRLPARMRAVLVLRYWEDLSEADVAATMGCSVGTVKSQAARGLTRLRAVLHPPAGRSAVNGELTGERA encoded by the coding sequence GTGGATGACGCCGACTTCCGGGAGTTCGTCGAGGCGCGTTACGGCGACCTGCTGCGGACCGCGTACCTGCTGACCGGCAGCCGGGACACCGCGCAGGACCTGGTGCAGGACGCGCTGCTGAAGGTGATGCGGCACTGGCGCACGGTCGACGAGCCGATGGCGTACGTCCGCCGGGCGATGGTCAACGAACGCACCAGCCGCTGGCGGCGGATCGGCCTGCGGGAGTTGCTCACCTCGGTCGTGCCGGACCGGGCCGGCCCGGACGCCACCGACGTGGTCGCCGTCCGCGACGAACTGCTGGCCGCGCTGGACCGGCTGCCCGCCCGGATGCGGGCGGTGCTGGTGCTGCGCTACTGGGAGGACCTCTCGGAGGCCGACGTGGCGGCGACGATGGGGTGTTCGGTGGGGACGGTGAAGAGCCAGGCGGCGCGGGGGCTGACCCGGCTCCGTGCGGTGCTGCACCCGCCGGCCGGCCGTTCGGCGGTCAACGGCGAGTTGACGGGGGAGCGGGCATGA
- a CDS encoding Rv0361 family membrane protein, which translates to MLIVVGVVLVLCCGGAGVGGFFLYKGVKGATDPARQAAESFVTDLEAGDTDGAYGQLCSQTRGRYARDAFARGVAQQPKIRGHKVNGVNVSTVNGRTSATVNMALTLDSGFTDQHTFLLVKEDGAWRVCGQPY; encoded by the coding sequence GTGTTGATCGTCGTCGGCGTGGTCCTCGTGCTGTGCTGCGGTGGCGCCGGTGTCGGCGGCTTCTTCCTGTACAAGGGGGTCAAGGGCGCGACGGATCCGGCGCGACAGGCCGCCGAGTCGTTCGTGACCGACCTGGAAGCCGGCGATACGGACGGGGCCTACGGACAGTTGTGCAGCCAGACGCGCGGCCGGTACGCGAGGGACGCGTTCGCCCGGGGCGTCGCTCAGCAGCCGAAGATCCGCGGCCACAAGGTCAACGGCGTCAACGTTTCGACCGTCAACGGCCGCACGTCGGCGACGGTGAACATGGCCCTGACGCTGGACAGCGGCTTCACCGACCAGCACACGTTCCTCCTGGTGAAGGAGGATGGCGCCTGGAGGGTGTGCGGCCAGCCGTACTGA
- a CDS encoding VOC family protein, with protein sequence MKIHLTSVYVDDQANALRFYTEVLGFVKKTDVPVGEYRWLTVVSPDQPDGVELLLEPDAHPAAKAFKEALVSDGIPLTQFAVDDIDAEHKRLKQLGVVFTQEPADMGAVITAVFDDTCGNLIQIAQPK encoded by the coding sequence ATGAAGATCCACCTGACCAGCGTGTACGTCGACGATCAGGCCAACGCGCTGCGCTTCTACACCGAGGTGCTGGGCTTCGTGAAGAAGACCGACGTGCCGGTGGGTGAGTACCGCTGGTTGACCGTCGTCTCGCCGGACCAGCCGGACGGGGTCGAACTGCTGCTGGAGCCCGACGCGCACCCGGCCGCCAAGGCGTTCAAGGAGGCCCTGGTCAGCGACGGCATCCCCCTCACGCAGTTCGCCGTGGACGACATCGACGCTGAGCACAAGAGGCTGAAGCAGCTCGGGGTGGTGTTCACGCAGGAGCCCGCCGACATGGGTGCGGTGATCACCGCTGTGTTCGACGACACCTGCGGCAACCTGATCCAGATCGCGCAGCCGAAGTAG
- a CDS encoding ArsR/SmtB family transcription factor produces the protein MGDLYQALADPTRRQILDELTDRDGQTLFEICGRLATKHQVTSSRQAISQHLDVLEAAGLIVTRRQGRYKFHHIDVRPLHSIAERWLRPETPEETT, from the coding sequence ATGGGTGACCTGTACCAGGCACTGGCCGATCCCACGCGCCGGCAGATCCTCGACGAGCTGACCGACCGTGACGGCCAGACCCTGTTCGAGATCTGCGGCCGGCTGGCCACCAAGCACCAGGTCACGTCGTCGCGCCAGGCGATCTCCCAGCACCTTGACGTCCTGGAGGCCGCCGGCCTGATCGTCACGCGCCGGCAGGGTCGCTACAAGTTCCACCACATCGATGTCCGGCCGTTGCACTCCATCGCCGAGCGATGGTTGCGGCCCGAAACCCCAGAGGAGACGACATGA
- a CDS encoding FBP domain-containing protein, whose amino-acid sequence MQPLTESAIRASFVNCTKGEAKRLAVPKDLAERPWDDLDFLGWRDGSATERAYLVAESGAGPVGVALRVAPQTGRVRRSMCSFCLTTHTGDGVSLMTARKAGKDGRQGNSVGAYICTDLGCSLYLRGKKNAGRRIDESITLAEKVERTLATVTAFLHKVVE is encoded by the coding sequence ATGCAACCCCTCACCGAGTCCGCCATCCGCGCCTCCTTCGTCAACTGCACGAAGGGCGAGGCGAAGCGCCTGGCCGTGCCGAAGGATCTGGCCGAGCGCCCCTGGGACGACCTCGACTTCCTCGGGTGGCGGGACGGGTCGGCGACGGAGCGGGCCTACCTGGTCGCCGAGTCCGGTGCCGGGCCGGTCGGGGTGGCGCTGCGGGTGGCCCCGCAGACCGGGCGGGTGCGGCGCAGCATGTGCTCGTTCTGCCTGACCACCCACACCGGAGACGGCGTCTCGCTGATGACCGCGCGCAAGGCCGGGAAGGACGGGCGGCAGGGGAACTCCGTGGGCGCGTACATCTGCACCGACCTGGGCTGCTCGCTCTACCTGCGGGGGAAGAAGAACGCCGGACGGCGGATCGACGAGTCGATCACGCTGGCCGAGAAGGTCGAGCGCACCCTGGCCACCGTCACCGCCTTCCTGCACAAGGTGGTCGAGTGA